One window of Marinobacterium aestuarii genomic DNA carries:
- the gluQRS gene encoding tRNA glutamyl-Q(34) synthetase GluQRS yields the protein MRYIGRFAPSPTGPLHFGSLLAALASYADARAHQGLWHVRIEDLDPPREQPGASALILSTLEAFGFDWDGDVLYQSQRSALYRHAIDQLEQNQQAYRCGCSRKQIFNRSGTNRYDGHCLAQHPPATMACAMRTRCEVGAIELLDAIQGEHPYNLTKDHGDFVIRRRDGLFAYQLAVAVDDAAQAITHVVRGSDLLDETPCQIQLQRYLGYTRPAYAHIPVATTASGQKLSKQSHAPALDATNPVPALIAALEFLGQRPATGLRDASSAELLRWAVEHWNMDAIPKTRGLPWSAGEGDLCICTAPPC from the coding sequence TTGCGCTATATCGGACGTTTCGCTCCATCCCCCACAGGTCCGCTTCATTTCGGCTCACTGCTGGCAGCCCTTGCCAGTTATGCAGATGCTCGTGCCCACCAGGGCCTGTGGCATGTCCGTATCGAAGACCTGGACCCTCCCCGCGAACAACCTGGCGCCAGCGCCCTGATTCTATCGACCCTGGAAGCCTTCGGTTTCGACTGGGACGGTGATGTGCTGTACCAAAGTCAGCGCAGCGCACTCTATCGCCATGCCATTGATCAGCTGGAACAGAATCAGCAGGCCTATCGCTGCGGCTGTTCGCGCAAACAGATTTTCAACCGCAGCGGCACTAACCGTTACGATGGCCACTGCCTCGCCCAACACCCGCCCGCAACAATGGCCTGCGCCATGCGTACGCGCTGTGAAGTCGGTGCTATTGAACTGCTGGATGCCATTCAGGGCGAACACCCTTATAACCTGACAAAGGATCACGGCGACTTCGTGATCCGGCGCCGCGATGGGCTCTTTGCCTACCAGCTGGCGGTGGCGGTGGATGACGCCGCCCAGGCCATCACCCATGTGGTTCGCGGCAGTGATCTGCTCGATGAGACGCCCTGTCAGATTCAGCTGCAGCGCTATCTGGGTTATACCCGACCGGCCTATGCCCATATTCCGGTGGCGACAACCGCCAGCGGCCAGAAACTCAGCAAGCAAAGCCATGCTCCGGCACTGGATGCTACTAACCCCGTTCCGGCACTGATCGCCGCACTTGAGTTTCTGGGCCAGCGCCCGGCTACTGGGCTGCGTGATGCCAGTAGCGCCGAGCTGTTGCGATGGGCCGTGGAACACTGGAATATGGATGCAATCCCCAAAACCCGCGGATTGCCGTGGTCCGCAGGCGAAGGAGACCTATGTATCTGCACCGCACCGCCCTGTTAA
- a CDS encoding ATP-binding protein, giving the protein MFSIHALFIAGVSYLLLLFGAAYLTEQGKLPRRLVRHPLVHALSLGIYTSVWTYYGIFGIVQDAGITYLTSYLGATLAFVLAPAIMVPILRIARTHQLSSLADLFSFRFRSGPVGTLTSLLVVAATLPLIAIQIQAVADSLYLLNNDAPRDLIAATFCAVMALFAILFGARHASLRNRNNGLVVAMAVESLVKLVALLTIAGYALFSIFGGPSGLEQWLTDNPAALQRIQHIPENENWNTLLLAFFATTIVMPHMFHLAFTENSSALSLQKASWLMPLYLFLMAITVPIIVWAGIKLEATNVTEYLVLNIGVVLDSRTLTLLAFLGGLSAASGVIIVATVSMASMLQNHLLLPITRVPDNVRFYNWLLWLRRILILVLMSASYLFYTLLARPETLYLLGLIAFISFLQFLPGLLATLFWAGINRWGFVLGLCTGTGCWLLTMLLPMLLDQNISVLDFDINTDDWHQSAVLSLLLNCVVLVVTSRLLPTGEEERKAADACMLNVMQQPMGIRLNATRVEDFEALLRPRFGAETAQRELQSAIAQLGINYEVLSPLDLLRLRTQLEQHLSGLVGPVEAATILEPLDRQDPIEGFRARDVHLLESQLEQYHQRLGGLAAELDELRRYHRLTLQKLPVGVCTLDSDGRILFWNAEIEHYTGLSVDDVLTWRPASLPSPWGELFTRFTEGDQSHLESQKLVVQGQPRWFSLHKAQLNEQKAHAGMVILLEDESDTLMLADKLAHNERLASIGRFAAGVAHEIGNPVTGIACLAQNLKFETESPLVLESGEQILDQTKRISRIVQSLVRFAHTGRQDHSTQHDPVDIYACITEAIQLVSLDTRGRHQRYQNDVPPALQVVGDMQQLLQIFVNLLNNACDASPEQGLISISAEREDEKVIIRMLDEGSGIPAELQDRLFEPFFTTKDPGKGTGLGLALVYNIIEEHYGNIEILSPANKKQNKGTLVVITLPGLPPSEL; this is encoded by the coding sequence ATGTTTAGTATTCATGCTCTTTTCATTGCCGGCGTCAGTTACCTGCTGCTGCTGTTTGGCGCCGCCTATCTGACCGAACAGGGGAAGCTGCCCCGACGCCTGGTACGCCACCCCCTGGTACATGCACTATCACTGGGTATCTATACCAGTGTCTGGACCTACTATGGCATCTTCGGCATTGTGCAGGATGCCGGCATCACCTATCTGACCTCCTACCTGGGCGCCACCCTGGCCTTTGTACTGGCGCCGGCCATCATGGTGCCAATACTGCGGATTGCCCGCACCCACCAACTCAGCTCGCTGGCCGACCTGTTTTCGTTTCGCTTTCGCAGCGGCCCGGTTGGCACCCTGACGTCCTTGCTGGTCGTCGCCGCCACCCTGCCGCTGATTGCGATCCAGATCCAGGCGGTGGCCGACTCACTCTACCTGCTCAATAATGATGCCCCGCGTGATCTTATCGCCGCCACTTTCTGCGCCGTTATGGCGCTGTTCGCAATCCTGTTCGGCGCCCGCCATGCCTCGCTGCGCAACCGCAATAACGGCCTTGTGGTCGCCATGGCGGTGGAGTCCCTGGTCAAGCTGGTCGCTCTGCTGACCATTGCCGGGTACGCCCTGTTTAGCATTTTCGGCGGCCCCAGCGGGCTGGAGCAATGGCTGACGGACAATCCCGCCGCGCTGCAGCGCATTCAGCACATCCCGGAGAACGAGAACTGGAACACCCTGCTGCTGGCGTTTTTCGCCACCACCATTGTCATGCCGCACATGTTCCACCTGGCGTTCACCGAAAACTCGTCCGCCCTGAGCCTGCAGAAGGCCTCCTGGCTGATGCCGCTGTACCTGTTTTTGATGGCGATAACGGTGCCCATTATTGTCTGGGCCGGTATCAAGCTTGAAGCCACCAACGTAACCGAATACCTGGTGCTCAATATAGGCGTGGTGCTGGACTCACGTACCCTGACCCTGCTGGCCTTTCTCGGCGGCCTGTCGGCGGCCAGCGGCGTCATTATTGTTGCTACTGTGTCCATGGCCTCGATGCTGCAGAACCACCTGCTGCTCCCTATCACGCGGGTGCCGGACAATGTGCGTTTCTACAACTGGCTGCTGTGGCTGCGACGCATCCTCATTCTGGTGCTGATGAGCGCCAGCTACCTGTTTTACACTCTGCTGGCGCGGCCAGAAACCCTGTATTTGCTCGGTCTGATCGCCTTTATTTCCTTTCTGCAGTTTCTGCCCGGCCTGCTCGCGACCCTGTTCTGGGCCGGCATCAACCGCTGGGGCTTTGTGCTGGGCCTCTGTACCGGTACCGGTTGCTGGCTGCTGACCATGCTGTTGCCGATGCTGCTGGATCAGAATATCAGTGTGCTGGACTTCGACATCAATACCGATGACTGGCATCAGTCGGCGGTACTTTCCCTGTTGCTCAACTGCGTTGTACTGGTGGTGACATCGCGCCTGCTTCCCACCGGCGAAGAAGAACGCAAGGCCGCCGATGCCTGCATGCTGAATGTCATGCAGCAACCCATGGGCATTCGCCTCAACGCCACCCGGGTGGAAGACTTCGAGGCTCTGCTGCGCCCGCGCTTTGGCGCAGAAACGGCGCAGCGCGAGCTGCAAAGCGCCATCGCCCAGCTGGGTATCAACTATGAGGTTCTGTCACCGCTGGACCTGTTGCGCCTGCGCACTCAGCTGGAGCAGCACCTGTCCGGCCTGGTCGGGCCGGTAGAAGCCGCCACCATTCTGGAACCGCTGGATCGACAGGATCCGATCGAGGGCTTCAGGGCCCGCGATGTGCATTTGCTGGAATCGCAGCTCGAGCAGTACCACCAGCGCCTAGGGGGCCTGGCGGCGGAACTCGACGAACTGCGGCGCTACCACCGCCTGACGCTGCAAAAATTGCCCGTAGGCGTCTGCACCCTGGACAGCGATGGTCGCATCCTGTTCTGGAACGCGGAAATCGAACACTACACAGGCCTGTCCGTCGACGATGTCCTGACCTGGCGCCCCGCCTCGCTGCCGTCCCCCTGGGGTGAACTCTTCACCCGTTTTACCGAAGGAGATCAGTCACACCTGGAGAGCCAGAAGCTGGTCGTGCAGGGACAGCCGCGCTGGTTCAGCCTGCACAAGGCTCAGCTCAATGAGCAAAAAGCCCATGCAGGCATGGTGATATTGCTGGAAGACGAGTCCGATACCCTGATGCTGGCCGACAAGCTGGCACACAATGAGCGCCTGGCCTCCATCGGGCGCTTCGCCGCAGGCGTGGCCCACGAAATCGGCAACCCGGTGACCGGCATCGCCTGCCTGGCACAGAACCTGAAATTTGAGACCGAGAGTCCGCTGGTACTCGAATCCGGCGAGCAGATTCTGGATCAGACCAAACGTATCAGCCGTATAGTGCAGTCTCTGGTCCGGTTTGCCCATACGGGCCGCCAGGATCACAGCACTCAGCACGACCCCGTCGATATCTATGCCTGTATCACCGAAGCCATCCAGCTAGTCTCGCTCGACACCCGAGGCAGGCACCAGCGCTATCAAAATGACGTGCCGCCGGCATTGCAGGTTGTGGGGGACATGCAGCAACTGCTGCAGATTTTCGTTAACCTGCTTAACAATGCCTGCGACGCGTCGCCGGAGCAGGGACTGATCAGCATCAGCGCCGAGCGGGAAGACGAAAAGGTCATCATCCGCATGCTCGACGAAGGCAGCGGCATCCCGGCCGAATTGCAGGACCGACTGTTTGAGCCGTTTTTCACCACCAAGGACCCCGGCAAGGGAACCGGACTGGGTTTAGCCTTGGTCTACAATATTATCGAAGAACACTATGGTAATATCGAGATACTCAGCCCTGCCAACAAGAAACAGAATAAAGGCACTCTAGTGGTAATCACCTTACCTGGACTTCCGCCGTCCGAGCTTTGA
- a CDS encoding sigma-54-dependent transcriptional regulator, with protein MSRILIVEDETIIRTALRRLLERHDYQVDDAGSVDEATSRFKLQDYNVIISDLRLPGAPGTELIPLAKQVPVLIMTSYASLRSAVDAMKLGAVDYIAKPFDHDEMLRTIENVLNRKVAATDASPAAPAKGSKSELLGSCPPMQELLSRIDKVARTDATVLVLGESGTGKELVARAIHEQSDRAKAPLISVNCASIPDTLIESELFGHEKGAFTGANSARSGLIEAANGGTLFLDEIGELPLEAQARLLRFLQESEIRRVGAVHSTQVNVRLVAATHRNLKEMARNGDFREDLYYRLYVMELRMPPLRDRGNDIVILANRFLQRACTKMGLATARFSEGTMEAMTQYHWPGNVRELENAIERALILADDLLITTELLGLDLEPASKLHQFERSYAYSSGETANAGNRREPQTGLSLDDYFQRFVLENQNRMSETDLAKKLGVSRKCLWERRQKLGIPRKSRSK; from the coding sequence ATGAGCCGTATTCTGATTGTTGAAGATGAAACGATAATCCGTACAGCCCTGCGCCGCCTGCTTGAACGTCACGACTACCAGGTCGATGATGCGGGCTCCGTTGACGAAGCCACCAGCCGCTTCAAACTGCAGGATTACAACGTAATTATCAGTGACCTGCGCCTGCCTGGCGCTCCGGGCACCGAACTGATCCCGCTGGCCAAACAGGTGCCAGTACTCATCATGACCAGCTATGCCAGCCTGCGCTCCGCCGTAGACGCCATGAAGCTGGGCGCTGTCGATTACATCGCCAAGCCGTTTGATCATGACGAAATGCTGCGCACCATCGAGAATGTGCTGAACCGCAAGGTCGCGGCCACCGATGCCAGCCCCGCCGCACCCGCCAAAGGCAGCAAGAGCGAACTGCTGGGTTCCTGCCCGCCCATGCAGGAGCTGCTGAGCCGAATCGACAAGGTCGCCCGTACCGATGCCACTGTGCTGGTGCTGGGTGAATCCGGTACCGGCAAGGAACTGGTGGCCCGCGCCATTCACGAGCAGAGCGACAGAGCCAAGGCGCCGCTGATCTCGGTGAACTGCGCCTCCATCCCCGACACCCTGATCGAGTCCGAGCTGTTCGGCCACGAAAAAGGCGCCTTCACCGGCGCCAACAGTGCACGCAGCGGCCTGATCGAAGCGGCCAATGGCGGCACCCTCTTCCTTGACGAAATCGGCGAACTGCCGCTCGAAGCACAGGCCCGACTGCTGCGTTTCCTGCAGGAAAGTGAAATCCGTCGCGTCGGTGCCGTCCACTCAACCCAGGTCAATGTGCGCCTTGTCGCGGCAACACATCGCAACCTGAAGGAAATGGCCCGCAACGGCGACTTCCGTGAGGACCTCTATTACCGCCTCTATGTTATGGAGCTGCGCATGCCGCCGCTGCGTGATCGCGGCAATGACATCGTTATACTCGCCAACCGCTTCCTGCAACGGGCCTGTACCAAGATGGGCCTGGCAACGGCACGATTCAGCGAAGGTACAATGGAGGCCATGACCCAGTATCACTGGCCCGGCAACGTGCGTGAACTGGAAAACGCCATCGAGCGAGCACTGATACTGGCAGATGACCTGCTGATCACCACCGAACTGCTCGGCCTCGACCTGGAGCCCGCCTCTAAGCTGCATCAGTTTGAGCGCAGCTACGCCTACTCGTCGGGCGAAACCGCCAACGCCGGCAACAGGCGCGAGCCCCAGACAGGCCTGTCGCTGGACGACTATTTTCAGCGCTTCGTGCTGGAAAACCAGAACCGCATGAGCGAAACAGACCTGGCCAAGAAGCTGGGTGTCAGCCGCAAGTGCCTGTGGGAAAGACGCCAGAAGCTTGGCATACCGCGAAAAAGTCGCAGCAAGTAA
- the pcnB gene encoding polynucleotide adenylyltransferase PcnB has product MDMSLFIAAAIAVILIGATLLLRRRYMAPKLDTDDKSASDGSTLECVITRDIHNIPRQHLDENALKVVHRLNDDGHEAYLVGGCIRDILLGLRPKDFDVATSATPEQAEELFRRSRLIGRRFKLVHVRFGREVIEVATFRAGHDTEDRNEDGQDGRQAASGMILRDNVYGTLREDALRRDFTINALYYSAQDHSVHDFAGGYRDIGHKVIRMIGDPASRYREDPVRMLRAVRFAAKLSFEIEPATATPIHQLAPLLRDIPAARMFDEVLKLLQSGHGVAAYKQMQTYGLFEQLFPQVQDAIERGPAAGMPVEELILKALRNTDRRLEQGKSVTPAFLFAALLWYPMQLRLNSLMKEGRLPPLPALHEAANEVIAAQIRQIAIPRRFSTPLREIWELQLRLPKRQGGRAERLMEHPRFRAAYDLLLLRESSGEDLGGLSQWWTDYQGANGDDRETLQEDLAPSVAKPRKRRRKPRSRPHDA; this is encoded by the coding sequence ATGGATATGAGCCTGTTCATAGCCGCGGCTATTGCGGTTATCCTTATTGGCGCCACCCTGCTACTGCGTAGAAGATATATGGCACCCAAGCTGGATACTGATGACAAGTCTGCCTCTGACGGCAGCACGCTTGAATGCGTCATCACCCGAGACATACATAACATCCCCCGCCAGCACCTCGATGAGAATGCGCTGAAAGTCGTGCATCGCCTCAACGATGACGGCCATGAAGCCTATCTCGTGGGCGGCTGCATACGCGATATTCTGCTGGGTCTGCGTCCCAAGGATTTTGATGTTGCCACCTCCGCCACGCCGGAACAGGCCGAGGAGCTGTTTCGCCGCTCGCGTCTGATCGGTCGGCGCTTCAAGCTGGTGCATGTGCGCTTTGGCCGCGAAGTGATCGAAGTTGCGACCTTCCGTGCCGGACATGACACTGAAGACCGCAACGAAGATGGCCAGGATGGTCGCCAGGCCGCCAGTGGCATGATTCTGCGTGATAATGTCTATGGCACCTTGCGTGAAGATGCGCTGCGTCGCGACTTCACCATCAACGCGCTCTATTACTCGGCCCAGGATCACAGCGTCCACGACTTCGCCGGTGGTTACCGCGATATCGGTCACAAGGTCATTCGCATGATCGGCGATCCGGCCTCGCGCTACCGCGAAGACCCGGTGCGCATGCTGCGCGCGGTGCGCTTTGCCGCCAAGCTGAGTTTCGAGATCGAACCTGCCACCGCCACACCCATCCACCAGCTGGCCCCGCTGCTGCGAGACATTCCCGCCGCCCGCATGTTTGATGAAGTACTCAAGCTGCTGCAGTCGGGCCACGGTGTTGCCGCTTACAAGCAGATGCAGACCTACGGTCTGTTCGAGCAACTGTTCCCGCAGGTTCAGGATGCGATTGAGCGCGGCCCTGCTGCCGGCATGCCGGTGGAGGAGCTGATTCTCAAGGCACTGCGCAATACCGACCGTCGACTGGAGCAGGGCAAGAGCGTCACGCCTGCATTCCTGTTTGCCGCACTGCTGTGGTATCCGATGCAGCTACGCCTGAACAGCCTGATGAAGGAAGGTCGCTTGCCGCCATTACCGGCGCTGCATGAAGCCGCCAATGAGGTTATAGCCGCCCAGATTCGCCAAATCGCGATACCGCGCCGCTTTTCCACTCCGCTGCGCGAAATCTGGGAGCTGCAGTTGCGACTGCCCAAGCGTCAGGGCGGCCGTGCCGAACGCCTGATGGAACACCCACGCTTCAGGGCGGCCTATGATCTGCTGCTGCTGCGCGAATCCAGCGGTGAGGACCTCGGCGGTCTGAGCCAGTGGTGGACCGACTATCAGGGCGCCAATGGCGATGATCGCGAGACACTGCAGGAAGACCTCGCCCCCAGCGTCGCCAAACCCCGCAAGCGCCGGCGCAAGCCCCGCAGCCGTCCGCACGATGCCTGA
- the folK gene encoding 2-amino-4-hydroxy-6-hydroxymethyldihydropteridine diphosphokinase → MRCYIGLGSNLDSPQQHVARALEELAILPDTRLLTHSSLYRSAPMGPQDQPDYINAVALLESTLDAHRLLDELQALEQQHRRVRLEHWGPRTLDLDLLLYGDQLIQSKRLSVPHPGLPERNFVLWPLSEIAPELQLPGGRSLAALLSECPIGTLERISL, encoded by the coding sequence ATGCGCTGTTATATTGGCCTTGGCAGTAATCTGGACAGCCCGCAACAGCATGTTGCCCGCGCGCTGGAGGAACTTGCAATCCTGCCCGACACACGGCTGCTGACCCATTCAAGCCTGTATCGTTCGGCTCCCATGGGGCCGCAGGATCAGCCGGATTATATCAACGCTGTCGCACTGCTCGAGTCGACGCTGGATGCTCACCGCCTGCTGGATGAACTCCAGGCACTGGAGCAACAACACAGGCGTGTACGGCTGGAGCATTGGGGGCCACGCACGCTCGACCTTGATCTGCTGCTCTATGGCGACCAGCTGATCCAGAGCAAGCGACTGTCGGTACCGCATCCGGGCTTGCCCGAACGTAACTTCGTGCTCTGGCCACTGAGTGAAATAGCCCCTGAATTGCAACTGCCCGGCGGACGTTCGCTGGCAGCGCTGTTATCTGAATGCCCTATAGGCACACTGGAACGGATCTCGTTATAA
- the panB gene encoding 3-methyl-2-oxobutanoate hydroxymethyltransferase: MNNVTLHTLSALKQDGKKFAALTAYDACFAQLVSSAGIEVILVGDSLGMVLQGHDSTLPVTVDEMAYHTRCVASGNQGAMLMSDLPFMSYATPEQAMLNAGILMQAGAHIIKIEGGAWLAESITLLADRGVPVCAHLGLTPQAVNRLGGYRVQGRDETSARQMLDDAILLEQAGASMLLLECVPSQLAGEISRAVSIPVIGIGAGQQTDAQVLVLHDMLGITPGRKPRFVKDFMTEAGSIAGALQSYGDQVRAGTFPADEHGFA; this comes from the coding sequence ATGAACAACGTCACTCTGCATACCCTGTCTGCCCTCAAGCAGGATGGAAAGAAGTTCGCGGCTTTGACCGCGTACGATGCCTGTTTCGCGCAGCTGGTCAGTAGCGCCGGTATCGAAGTCATTCTGGTGGGTGATTCCCTGGGCATGGTGCTACAGGGTCACGACAGCACCCTCCCGGTGACGGTCGACGAAATGGCCTACCACACGCGCTGTGTCGCCAGTGGCAACCAGGGCGCCATGCTGATGAGCGATCTGCCGTTCATGAGCTATGCCACCCCGGAACAGGCCATGCTCAACGCCGGCATTCTGATGCAGGCCGGTGCCCATATTATCAAGATCGAAGGCGGCGCCTGGCTGGCCGAGAGCATAACGCTACTGGCGGATCGCGGTGTACCTGTGTGTGCCCACCTGGGTCTGACACCTCAGGCGGTCAATCGTCTGGGCGGTTACCGAGTGCAGGGCCGCGACGAAACCAGCGCCCGGCAAATGCTCGACGACGCCATCCTGCTGGAGCAGGCCGGCGCCAGCATGCTGCTGCTCGAGTGTGTCCCCTCCCAGCTGGCCGGCGAGATCTCCCGCGCCGTCAGCATTCCGGTTATTGGCATAGGCGCAGGCCAGCAGACCGATGCCCAGGTACTGGTGCTGCACGACATGCTCGGCATTACACCGGGCCGCAAGCCGCGCTTTGTGAAAGACTTCATGACCGAAGCCGGCAGCATTGCCGGCGCCCTGCAGAGCTATGGCGACCAGGTTCGCGCTGGCACCTTCCCCGCCGACGAGCATGGATTCGCGTGA
- the panC gene encoding pantoate--beta-alanine ligase, giving the protein MQTLHHIQALREQLNAARRAGKTIGLVPTMGNLHAGHIELVNQARLHADIIVATIFVNPLQFGPNEDLDNYPRTLEADQTKLAAAGCDYLFTPSEAEIYPNGRDHQTIVEVIDLSDMHCGSTRPGHFRGVTTVVSKLFGIVQPDSAFFGCKDYQQLLIIRRMVADLCMPIDIHGVNIVRDNEALALSSRNGYLSPAELAVAPTLNQVLRETAQAIQAGQRDYAQLATQALQKLEEVGFKGDFMRIVRRSDLQPANATDTQLVILSAAYLGAARLIDNLELDL; this is encoded by the coding sequence ATGCAGACACTTCATCACATTCAGGCTCTGCGCGAGCAGCTGAACGCTGCCCGCCGCGCGGGCAAGACCATAGGTCTGGTTCCCACCATGGGCAACCTGCACGCCGGCCATATCGAGCTGGTCAATCAGGCGCGCCTGCACGCCGACATCATTGTGGCTACCATCTTCGTCAATCCGCTGCAGTTTGGCCCCAACGAAGATCTGGACAACTATCCCCGCACGCTGGAAGCCGACCAGACCAAGCTTGCCGCCGCCGGCTGCGACTATCTGTTCACTCCCAGCGAAGCCGAAATCTATCCCAACGGTCGCGACCATCAGACCATTGTCGAGGTCATCGACCTGTCGGACATGCATTGCGGCAGCACCCGGCCAGGGCACTTTCGCGGTGTTACCACTGTGGTCAGCAAGCTGTTCGGCATAGTGCAGCCGGATTCCGCCTTCTTTGGCTGCAAGGATTATCAGCAGTTGCTGATTATCCGCCGCATGGTGGCCGACCTGTGCATGCCCATCGACATTCACGGCGTCAACATAGTGCGCGACAACGAAGCCCTGGCCCTGAGTTCACGCAACGGTTACCTCAGCCCGGCCGAACTGGCGGTGGCACCGACCCTGAACCAGGTGCTGCGTGAAACCGCACAGGCCATTCAGGCGGGCCAGAGGGACTACGCTCAGCTGGCGACCCAGGCACTGCAAAAGCTGGAAGAAGTTGGCTTCAAGGGTGACTTCATGCGCATTGTGCGCCGCAGCGATCTGCAGCCAGCCAATGCAACCGACACTCAACTGGTCATACTCAGCGCCGCCTATCTGGGCGCCGCGCGCCTGATCGACAATCTCGAACTCGACCTCTGA
- a CDS encoding acetyl-CoA C-acetyltransferase: protein MRDVVIVAAGRTAIGTFNGSLAAISAADLGATVIKSLLEQTQINPALVDEVILGQVLAAGCGQNPARQAALNGGLPNEVPAMTINKVCGSGLKALQLATQAIRCGDADIIIAGGQENMSASPHVLPNSRNGARMGDWSMVDTMIKDGLWDAFNNYHMGITTENIVEKYGFTREEQDAFAAASQNKAEAAVTSGRFKDEIIPVSIPQRKGDPVVFDTDEQPRFGVTAEALGKLRPAFKRDGSVTAGNSSTINDGAAAVILCSAEKAAELGLKPLARIKAYASAGVDPAIMGTGPICATTKALEKAGWSIGDLELVEANEAFAAQAMSVNKDLGWDTSIVNVNGGAIAMGHPIGASGCRVLVSLVHEMIKRDAKKGLATLCIGGGMGTALAIERD, encoded by the coding sequence ATGCGCGACGTCGTAATTGTAGCTGCTGGCCGTACGGCTATTGGCACCTTCAATGGATCCCTAGCTGCCATCTCTGCGGCCGATCTCGGGGCCACCGTCATCAAGTCCCTGCTGGAACAAACTCAAATTAACCCCGCCCTGGTTGACGAAGTCATCCTCGGCCAGGTCCTGGCTGCCGGCTGCGGTCAGAACCCTGCACGCCAGGCTGCCCTCAACGGTGGTCTGCCGAACGAAGTACCGGCCATGACCATCAACAAGGTCTGCGGCTCCGGCCTCAAGGCCCTGCAGCTGGCCACCCAGGCCATTCGCTGCGGCGATGCCGACATTATCATTGCCGGCGGTCAGGAAAACATGAGCGCTTCCCCGCACGTACTGCCCAACTCCCGTAACGGTGCCCGCATGGGCGACTGGAGTATGGTTGATACCATGATCAAGGACGGCCTCTGGGACGCGTTCAACAACTACCACATGGGTATCACCACCGAGAACATCGTTGAAAAATACGGCTTCACCCGTGAAGAACAGGATGCCTTTGCCGCTGCATCCCAGAACAAGGCCGAAGCCGCTGTGACCTCCGGTCGGTTCAAGGATGAAATCATTCCGGTCAGCATCCCGCAGCGCAAGGGTGACCCGGTGGTGTTCGACACCGACGAGCAGCCGCGCTTTGGTGTGACTGCCGAAGCCCTGGGCAAGCTGCGTCCTGCCTTCAAGCGTGACGGTAGCGTTACTGCGGGCAACAGCTCCACTATTAACGATGGTGCTGCCGCCGTAATCCTGTGCTCGGCCGAAAAAGCCGCGGAGCTGGGCCTCAAGCCGCTGGCCCGTATCAAGGCCTACGCCTCTGCCGGCGTTGATCCTGCCATCATGGGTACAGGTCCGATCTGTGCTACCACCAAGGCGCTGGAAAAGGCTGGCTGGAGCATCGGCGATCTGGAACTGGTTGAAGCCAACGAAGCCTTCGCCGCCCAGGCCATGTCCGTCAACAAGGACCTTGGCTGGGATACCAGCATCGTTAACGTCAATGGCGGCGCTATCGCCATGGGCCACCCGATCGGTGCCTCCGGTTGCCGCGTGCTGGTCAGCCTGGTGCATGAAATGATCAAGCGCGATGCCAAGAAAGGCCTGGCCACACTGTGCATCGGTGGCGGCATGGGGACTGCACTGGCTATCGAACGCGACTAA